A DNA window from Lujinxingia litoralis contains the following coding sequences:
- the tsaE gene encoding tRNA (adenosine(37)-N6)-threonylcarbamoyltransferase complex ATPase subunit type 1 TsaE translates to MSTRERHSFDPSLFSGLPGEATASLELAGESETLALGMAIGQVALEGGLAFLGLVGDLGAGKTTLIKGLSRGMNIDPRQVSSPTYALVQEYGDFGQLVHMDLYRLEHYDDLESLAYWDYIDAEDALVCVEWLDRIPQAWPGQGLIVALSHAGQERRAQIFASTGHHQALVARIMSAMS, encoded by the coding sequence ATGAGCACGCGAGAACGCCATAGTTTCGATCCTTCACTTTTCTCCGGATTGCCCGGCGAGGCCACGGCCTCGCTGGAGCTGGCTGGCGAGTCTGAGACGCTGGCGCTGGGGATGGCGATAGGGCAGGTCGCGCTGGAGGGGGGGCTGGCCTTTCTGGGGCTGGTGGGCGATCTGGGCGCCGGTAAAACGACGCTGATCAAGGGATTGAGTCGGGGTATGAACATCGACCCCCGGCAGGTCTCCAGCCCAACGTACGCCCTGGTCCAGGAGTATGGGGACTTCGGGCAGCTGGTGCATATGGATCTGTACCGGCTGGAGCATTACGACGATCTGGAGTCGTTGGCCTACTGGGACTATATCGACGCCGAAGATGCGTTGGTGTGCGTGGAGTGGCTCGACCGCATTCCGCAAGCCTGGCCCGGCCAGGGGCTGATCGTCGCGCTGAGCCATGCTGGTCAGGAGCGGCGCGCGCAGATCTTCGCCAGTACCGGACATCATCAGGCGCTTGTCGCGCGCATCATGTCCGCGATGTCTTAA
- a CDS encoding CPBP family intramembrane glutamic endopeptidase, whose protein sequence is MRELPDDERPSPGLSAVVALIFYGLMLGAAWLLGVVWLELDLLVWSERAQVSLGLQVALGAGVGLLAVWASRQSEHYTSWGKTLSEEFARMLGPMTPGQIQVLALTSGVAEEIFFRGFLQQALSGFEWAGGAGIWVGLVASSVVFGLVHIGPDREKFLPWTWMALGVGAVFGLMYLYTGSVLAPIIAHITINYFNLTHISRQAARAQSEEPPPSQESR, encoded by the coding sequence TTGAGGGAGCTCCCCGACGACGAAAGACCCTCGCCGGGGTTGAGCGCAGTGGTTGCGCTGATCTTCTACGGGTTGATGCTGGGAGCGGCCTGGCTGCTGGGGGTGGTGTGGTTGGAGCTCGACCTCCTTGTGTGGTCGGAGCGTGCGCAGGTCAGCCTGGGGCTTCAGGTTGCACTGGGAGCAGGGGTTGGACTCCTGGCGGTCTGGGCGTCTCGCCAGAGCGAGCACTATACCTCGTGGGGTAAGACCCTGAGCGAAGAGTTCGCCCGGATGCTCGGTCCGATGACTCCTGGTCAGATTCAGGTGCTTGCGCTAACCAGTGGCGTGGCCGAAGAGATCTTTTTCCGCGGCTTTTTGCAGCAGGCGTTGAGTGGGTTTGAGTGGGCCGGCGGCGCGGGCATCTGGGTGGGGCTGGTCGCGTCCAGCGTGGTCTTCGGCCTGGTGCATATTGGCCCGGATCGCGAGAAGTTCTTGCCCTGGACCTGGATGGCGCTCGGGGTCGGAGCGGTGTTTGGGCTGATGTATCTTTATACCGGGTCGGTGCTGGCACCGATCATTGCGCACATCACGATCAACTACTTCAACCTCACCCATATCTCGCGTCAGGCCGCCCGGGCGCAGAGCGAAGAGCCTCCTCCTTCTCAGGAGTCCCGATGA
- a CDS encoding TIGR02757 family protein produces the protein MHQCDHLARRDHDPVGRVWEYTDAEDREIVALFASGLAYGQVRVLREAISEALAPLGDRPAHTLRQLSPEELGALWPAFTYRMTRGEDLADLACAIARTLQREGSLRALYLAGAAGRREVATPTDHLEAASHFVRALRARRMRPELARGFRYLLPDPADGSTCKRLHLFFRWMSRGPDGIDLGLWPELRPGALVMPLDTHTSRLCRYLGLLTRKTLDARAALEVSQALARFDAKDPLKYDFALCHLGIGRRCIHRRSEEHCPGCPIEAACTL, from the coding sequence ATGCATCAATGCGACCACCTGGCCCGTCGAGATCATGATCCGGTGGGGAGAGTCTGGGAGTATACCGATGCTGAAGACCGCGAGATTGTAGCGCTTTTCGCCAGCGGGCTGGCCTACGGGCAGGTACGCGTGTTGCGCGAGGCCATCTCCGAAGCCCTGGCGCCCCTGGGCGATCGTCCGGCCCACACACTTCGACAGCTCTCTCCCGAGGAGCTCGGTGCGCTCTGGCCAGCGTTCACCTATCGGATGACCCGGGGTGAAGACCTGGCCGATCTGGCCTGCGCCATCGCCCGGACGCTGCAACGCGAAGGCTCCCTCCGCGCGCTCTACCTCGCCGGCGCCGCGGGGCGCCGGGAGGTCGCGACGCCAACCGACCACCTGGAGGCCGCATCCCACTTCGTGCGCGCGCTGCGCGCACGCCGCATGCGCCCGGAGCTCGCCCGCGGGTTTCGCTACCTGCTGCCCGATCCGGCCGACGGAAGCACGTGCAAACGCCTGCACCTCTTCTTTCGCTGGATGAGCCGCGGACCCGACGGCATCGATCTGGGGCTGTGGCCCGAGCTCAGGCCTGGCGCCCTGGTCATGCCTCTCGACACCCATACCAGTCGCCTCTGCCGCTACCTGGGGTTACTCACGCGCAAAACCCTGGACGCCCGCGCGGCGCTCGAGGTCAGCCAGGCGCTCGCGCGCTTCGACGCTAAAGATCCCCTCAAATACGACTTTGCGCTTTGCCATCTGGGCATCGGCCGCCGCTGCATTCACCGGCGCTCCGAGGAGCACTGCCCCGGCTGTCCCATTGAGGCGGCGTGCACCCTGTAA
- a CDS encoding TIGR04563 family protein, which produces MATKKKMTLYLPEELLNDMRQEALRQDRSLSWIMEAAWKVARERLREMPGVDELYEDFEAAS; this is translated from the coding sequence ATGGCCACCAAGAAAAAAATGACCCTGTACCTGCCCGAAGAGCTTCTGAACGATATGCGCCAGGAGGCGCTGCGTCAGGATCGCTCGTTGAGCTGGATCATGGAAGCCGCGTGGAAGGTTGCCCGCGAGCGTCTCCGTGAGATGCCCGGGGTCGACGAGCTCTACGAAGACTTCGAAGCCGCGAGCTGA
- a CDS encoding FHA domain-containing protein, with protein MSRPRLAVPGADCSLSGACDSFAPLTRSRQPRFCRFAAACLATAMSDSYDKPPPFSPPAEGGRLPFDIDDGDLFSSVPDDQVLSSAPVSPAQPPPPTRGRTTRHPATTLLVESPGQAPQQVMVSGRRFMIGGPRADLPLHDRFVSRWHAQLTREDGSWVLEDLGSHNGVYLRIADEFVMEDGDEILVGSQRLAFRTGWDTSGTSHTGDVPTLGAPRLPSAPRLVEYVEDGHIRGIYPIVDSMLIGRYNADLHYPHDEHLSSPHASFERRDGQFYLRDLVSETGTFIRIRGAVELIDGDCFSLGRTRLQVRYSL; from the coding sequence ATGTCACGGCCTCGGCTCGCCGTGCCGGGCGCTGATTGTTCCCTTTCCGGAGCCTGTGATAGCTTCGCCCCCCTGACTCGTTCGCGACAACCTCGCTTCTGCCGCTTTGCGGCAGCCTGCCTCGCCACCGCCATGTCTGACTCATACGATAAGCCCCCGCCCTTCTCCCCTCCGGCTGAAGGAGGGAGGCTTCCCTTTGACATTGATGACGGCGACCTTTTCTCAAGCGTCCCTGACGATCAGGTGCTGAGCTCTGCCCCGGTGAGCCCCGCACAGCCCCCCCCGCCGACACGGGGGCGAACGACCCGCCATCCCGCTACCACTCTCCTGGTGGAAAGCCCCGGGCAGGCGCCACAACAGGTCATGGTCAGCGGGCGCCGATTTATGATCGGTGGACCTCGTGCAGATCTCCCACTCCACGATCGCTTTGTCTCGCGCTGGCATGCCCAGCTCACCCGCGAGGATGGCTCCTGGGTGCTCGAAGACCTCGGCAGCCATAACGGCGTCTATCTGCGTATCGCCGACGAATTCGTCATGGAGGACGGTGACGAAATCCTGGTGGGATCTCAGCGCCTGGCCTTTCGTACCGGCTGGGATACTTCGGGCACATCCCACACCGGGGACGTCCCCACCCTGGGCGCGCCGAGATTACCGTCGGCCCCTCGCCTGGTGGAATACGTCGAAGACGGACACATTCGTGGCATCTATCCCATCGTCGACTCCATGCTTATCGGGCGCTACAACGCCGATCTGCACTACCCTCACGATGAACACCTCTCCTCGCCACACGCCAGCTTTGAGCGACGAGACGGGCAGTTCTACCTGCGGGACCTAGTCAGCGAAACGGGCACCTTCATTCGAATTCGCGGCGCGGTCGAGCTGATCGATGGTGACTGCTTTAGCCTCGGCCGCACCCGGCTTCAGGTTCGGTACTCCTTATGA
- a CDS encoding PhoH family protein, with protein sequence MSDTDLLQLHLEFADAEVARYIYGHRDAFLKLIETRLDVRIGARGTDARIEGAGSDVRVAERVLRQLYNLGKRGHHLSAVDVGRAIDLLVRDPELNLVDIFTDRVLATKHNQIISPKGLAQKAYVDAIRKHDVVFGIGPAGTGKTYLAMAMALSAYFSKSVKRIILTRPAVEAGEKLGFLPGDLAEKVNPYLRPLYDALHDMVELEKAEMMLERGVVEVAPLAFMRGRTLNDAFIIFDEAQNATNAQVKMFLTRIGFNSRAVITGDITQIDLPSKRMSGLVEAERVLDNIPGIAFCRFSQHDVVRHPLVQKIIDAYERKAQMELEAEHGHKSES encoded by the coding sequence TTGTCCGACACCGACTTGCTCCAACTTCACCTTGAGTTCGCCGACGCCGAGGTCGCGCGTTACATCTACGGGCACCGCGACGCGTTCCTAAAACTGATCGAAACTCGCCTGGATGTGCGCATCGGCGCCCGAGGCACCGACGCGCGCATTGAAGGCGCTGGCTCCGATGTCCGGGTGGCCGAGCGCGTCCTGCGCCAACTCTACAACCTGGGCAAACGCGGCCATCATTTAAGCGCCGTGGATGTCGGGCGCGCCATCGACCTGCTGGTCCGCGACCCCGAACTCAACCTGGTTGACATCTTCACCGACCGGGTTCTGGCGACCAAACATAACCAGATCATCTCCCCAAAGGGGTTGGCTCAAAAGGCCTACGTCGACGCGATCCGCAAGCACGACGTGGTCTTTGGCATCGGCCCGGCCGGCACCGGGAAGACCTACCTGGCGATGGCCATGGCCCTCTCCGCCTACTTCTCCAAAAGTGTCAAACGCATCATCCTCACCCGCCCCGCCGTGGAAGCCGGCGAGAAGCTAGGCTTCTTGCCGGGTGACCTGGCCGAAAAGGTCAACCCCTACCTGCGGCCGCTCTACGATGCGCTTCACGACATGGTAGAACTGGAGAAGGCCGAGATGATGTTGGAGCGCGGTGTCGTGGAGGTGGCCCCCCTGGCCTTTATGCGGGGCCGCACCCTCAACGATGCGTTCATCATTTTTGATGAGGCCCAGAACGCGACCAACGCTCAGGTGAAGATGTTCTTGACCCGCATTGGCTTTAACTCCCGGGCCGTCATCACCGGTGACATCACCCAGATCGACCTCCCCTCCAAACGCATGAGCGGACTGGTGGAGGCCGAACGAGTCCTGGACAACATCCCCGGCATCGCATTTTGTCGCTTTTCCCAGCACGATGTCGTGCGCCATCCCCTGGTGCAGAAGATCATCGACGCCTACGAGCGCAAAGCTCAGATGGAGCTGGAAGCCGAGCACGGCCATAAAAGCGAATCCTGA